A genomic stretch from Leishmania infantum JPCM5 genome chromosome 23 includes:
- a CDS encoding putative Ran-binding protein gives MAATHTVDLYGGAMRISLPQTMIDVSDFRQVPDNQEVYTDADTGASVIVELLRRQTHVCNFEAGAFFYHDLAKDNGCAPESISQEETCTLPPSAFPLLATSAAPAAPADCGPVAPQSCDFACLTTGLQRISKYTNEKGKENEVFVGLAVLRFTPPVSTEILVSVSCPTWLHPESSEARVVKRLLTEQERLQLLYTAVASLEVVEWGLFVPEEE, from the coding sequence atggcggcgacgcacaCGGTGGATTTGTACGGCGGCGCTATGCGCATCAGTCTCCCTCAGACGATGATCGACGTCTCCGACTTCCGCCAAGTGCCGGATAACCAGGAGGTGTACACGGACGCGGACACGGGTGCCTCCGTCATCGTGGAACTGCTCAGACGGCAGACACACGTCTGCAACTTCGAGGCCGGCGCCTTCTTTTATCACGACCTCGCGAAGGACAACGGATGCGCGCCGGAGAGTATCTCTCAGGAGGAAACCTGCACGCTCCCACCGTCGGCGTTCCCGCTCCTGGCCACATcggctgcgccagctgcgcccgCCGACTGTGGGCCGGTGGCACCGCAGTCGTGCGATTTTGCGTGCCTCACGACAGGGCTGCAGCGTATATCCAAGTACACGAATgagaaagggaaggagaaTGAGGTCTTCGTTgggctggcggtgctgcgatTCACGCCGCCTGTATCGACGGAAATACTGGTTTCGGTGTCTTGCCCGACTTGGCTGCACCCCGAGAGCTCGGAGGCAAGGGTGGTGAAGCGACTACTCACCGAGCAGGAGCGCTTGCAGCTGCTGTACACGGCGGTCGCCTCGCTGGAGGTTGTCGAGTGGGGCCTGTTCGTGCCTGAGGAGGAGTAG
- a CDS encoding DHHC zinc finger domain-like protein: protein MMCCGYSIPVFVAIMIMALALASDAYSIRLIALHRHDAWRIVVCLVVLVLTTVMGLLVLWSYYAVIFVSPGFVPHDPWAHPPSYAGPSLRPHGGVEQAFVPQLYQYPPQQQLHPPGPQQPHAGSPGSLATRSSSLSGVSRPQTTNNVLVPAPSDGTDGASSLRAGHPKSPPVIASVAEADNGACTPLRTAGNTGAPRGGDGRDAIIVHVDEASPTRFQHARPPDYFTAPLAGSPEQQQHPNPPMCLNPYKVTTLDRSGRLRFCNVCHLYKPDGAHHCSVCGRCVYNFDHHCPFVNNCVGRNNYKLFVVFLLYSSVGATLGGCLMLVTIFAVDKDAFMDKLMWIAVPALDLVFGASLLMFYSQHRLLLSNGQSTLESLIESQKDPCSGSCCTCKRPRLTPEQKEEAARQRKEKIERHQRTLMGKESPFWRRYAPLPVRTDDTADDTVPGTV from the coding sequence ATGATGTGCTGCGGCTACTCCATTCCCGTCTTTGTCGCGATTATGATCATGGCGCTCGCGCTTGCAAGTGATGCCTACAGCATCCGTTTGATTGCTCTGCACCGACACGATGCCTGGCGCATCGTCGTGTGCTTAGTCGTGCTCGTCTTGACAACCGTCATGGGCCTTCTCGTACTATGGTCTTACTACGCCGTCATCTTCGTCTCTCCAGGCTTTGTGCCACATGATCCGTGGGCGCATccgccctcgtacgccgGTCCCTCACTCCGCCCACACGGCGGAGTCGAACAGGCCTTTGTTCCGCAGCTTTATCAATACcccccgcagcagcagctgcacccgccagggccgcagcagccacatGCGGGCTCGCCCGGCTCACTGGCGACGCGGTCTTCTAGTCTGTCGGGCGTCAGTCGACCACAAACAACCAACAACGTGCTTGTACCTGCTCCTTCCGACGGCACGGACGGCGCCAGTTCACTGCGCGCCGGCCACCCAAAGTCCCCGCCGGTCATCGCTTCTGTCGCCGAGGCTGATAACGGTGCATGCACTCCGTTGCGGACTGCCGGCAATACCGGTGCTcctcgcggtggcgacggcaggGATGCGATCATTGTCCACGTTGATGAGGCGTCGCCGACACGCTTTCAGCACGCCAGACCGCCTGACTACTTTACTGCCCCACTCGCAGGATCaccagagcagcagcagcaccccaaCCCGCCCATGTGTCTGAACCCGTACAAGGTTACAACGCTGGACCGTAGCGGGCGCCTGCGTTTCTGCAACGTATGTCATCTTTACAAGCCAGACGGCGCCCACCATTGCAGTGTCTGCGGCCGGTGTGTGTATAACTTCGATCATCACTGCCCCTTCGTGAACAACTGCGTTGGCCGCAATAACTACAAGCTGTTTGTGGTCTTCTTGCTCtacagcagcgtcggcgcgaCTCTGGGGGGCTGCCTCATGCTCGTTACGATCTTCGCCGTCGACAAAGACGCATTCATGGATAAGCTGATGTGGATAGCGGTGCCCGCGTTGGATTTGGTTTTCGGTGCCTCGCTGTTGATGTTCTACAGCCAACACCGCCTTCTTCTGAGCAACGGGCAGAGCACGTTGGAGAGTCTCATTGAATCTCAAAAAGATCCCTGTTCGGGGAGTTGCTGTACCTGCAAGCGCCCTCGGCTCACCCCGGAGCAGAAGGAAgaggctgcgcggcagcgcaaggAAAAGATCGAGCGGCACCAACGCACGCTGATGGGCAAGGAGTCGCCATTCTGGCGGAGATATgccccgctgccggtgcgcacAGACGACACCGCAGATGATACCGTGCCGGGGACGGTCTGA